A section of the Verrucomicrobiota bacterium genome encodes:
- a CDS encoding monovalent cation/H(+) antiporter subunit G: MIAEILLILASAFFLVASLGLFRLPEGLPRLHAGTKASSLAVLLLVIATILRFPEPGPVILALASGLLVFATAPLASHAIAIHLTKGKAGQKNDNT; the protein is encoded by the coding sequence ATGATCGCGGAAATCCTCCTCATCCTAGCCAGCGCCTTCTTTCTCGTGGCCTCTCTCGGGCTCTTTCGCCTGCCGGAGGGGCTTCCGCGCTTGCACGCCGGCACCAAAGCCTCCTCCCTGGCGGTGCTCCTGCTGGTCATCGCCACCATCCTGCGCTTTCCCGAACCGGGCCCAGTCATCCTGGCCCTCGCAAGCGGCTTGCTCGTCTTTGCCACCGCTCCACTCGCTTCCCACGCCATCGCCATTCATCTCACCAAGGGGAAAGCGGGGCAGAAAAATGACAACACCTGA
- a CDS encoding host attachment protein encodes MQPTKLEKYIRALASSPETSSPVISAFFDFTQPVTKLERDFHSWCSLTRHTFKAEAQVDFLEAAEEIRSWLHAPHAVSGAVFSRWGDQPLFLPLDFHVPLETSFHADDFAIIYPLVELRDRFDRFVVVLTTNEFARIVEVNLGETSLEVLTDRPALRQRLGREWTREHYANHRRDRERLFVKEKIEVLERLMAKQGHNALLIAGQPNCVARLRDSLPRALREKLVDEIATGFTDQRVGELMEKAVEAFLAAEREESQATVKRLDQAIRSDGLATVGVEATKQALERAQAECLVLSKNLLSVDREALLRLAIPQRLPVETVENSQLLDHHGGAGALLRYRWENVLTPGEALL; translated from the coding sequence ATGCAACCCACCAAACTCGAAAAATACATCCGCGCGCTGGCCAGCTCCCCGGAGACCTCTTCTCCGGTCATCAGCGCTTTCTTTGATTTCACCCAGCCCGTCACCAAGCTGGAACGAGACTTCCATTCCTGGTGCAGCCTCACCCGGCACACGTTCAAGGCGGAAGCCCAGGTCGACTTCCTAGAAGCCGCCGAGGAGATCCGCTCCTGGCTTCACGCTCCCCACGCCGTGAGCGGGGCGGTTTTCTCTCGCTGGGGCGATCAACCCCTCTTCTTGCCGCTCGATTTCCACGTGCCTCTGGAGACCTCCTTCCATGCCGATGACTTCGCCATCATCTATCCACTGGTGGAGCTGCGTGATCGCTTCGACCGCTTTGTCGTTGTCCTCACCACCAATGAATTCGCTCGCATCGTGGAGGTCAATCTCGGGGAAACCTCCCTCGAAGTCCTCACCGACCGACCCGCCCTCCGTCAACGCCTCGGCCGGGAATGGACCCGGGAGCACTATGCCAATCATCGTCGCGACCGAGAACGCCTCTTCGTGAAAGAAAAAATCGAGGTCCTCGAGCGGCTGATGGCCAAACAAGGTCACAATGCCCTCCTCATCGCTGGCCAGCCCAACTGTGTGGCTCGCCTTCGCGATTCCTTGCCGCGAGCGCTCCGGGAGAAACTGGTCGATGAGATTGCGACCGGCTTCACCGATCAACGGGTGGGTGAACTCATGGAAAAGGCTGTCGAAGCTTTCCTGGCCGCCGAGCGAGAGGAGTCGCAGGCCACCGTCAAGCGCCTCGACCAAGCCATCCGATCCGACGGCTTGGCCACCGTGGGTGTGGAAGCCACCAAACAGGCCTTGGAGCGCGCCCAGGCTGAGTGTCTCGTGCTCTCCAAAAACCTTCTCAGCGTGGATCGGGAAGCGCTGCTGCGCTTGGCCATACCCCAGCGCCTGCCGGTCGAGACAGTCGAAAACTCCCAGCTACTCGACCACCACGGAGGAGCGGGGGCCCTGCTTCGGTATCGCTGGGAGAACGTGCTCACTCCGGGAGAGGCCTTGCTCTGA
- a CDS encoding winged helix-turn-helix domain-containing protein: MTPLKIAAPTWTFLTNHTHILVALSRQPDLRVRDLAEEVGITQRAVQRILAELIDDGVLKAEKHGRRNQYRIDHRKKLRHPLEGKRTVGELLHVLT; the protein is encoded by the coding sequence ATGACCCCTCTCAAAATCGCGGCCCCCACCTGGACTTTCCTCACCAATCACACCCACATCTTGGTGGCCCTCTCCCGACAGCCAGACCTTCGGGTGCGGGATCTGGCGGAAGAAGTCGGCATCACGCAGCGGGCGGTGCAACGAATTTTGGCCGAGCTGATCGACGACGGGGTGCTCAAGGCGGAAAAGCACGGCCGCCGTAATCAATACCGCATCGACCATCGCAAAAAACTGCGCCACCCCCTGGAAGGCAAACGGACCGTGGGGGAACTCCTCCACGTCCTGACTTAA
- the uraD gene encoding 2-oxo-4-hydroxy-4-carboxy-5-ureidoimidazoline decarboxylase, translated as MDRACFVREFGGMYEHSPWVAEAVVGRRPFSNRRALAAAMGEVVEQAPPEKKLELIQAHPDLGGKLGRQRELSEHSAREQSRLGLDRLEDSEFQEFTRLNQGYRERFGFPFILCVALVEKAGILDAFRRRLENSREAEVEEALRQIHLIAKLRLEQAIEPAA; from the coding sequence ATGGATCGCGCGTGCTTTGTCCGCGAGTTCGGGGGGATGTATGAGCATTCCCCCTGGGTCGCCGAAGCGGTCGTCGGCCGGCGGCCTTTCTCAAATCGGAGGGCGCTGGCGGCGGCCATGGGGGAGGTGGTAGAACAAGCTCCCCCGGAAAAGAAGCTGGAATTGATCCAAGCCCACCCCGATTTGGGAGGAAAGCTGGGTCGGCAACGGGAGCTGAGCGAGCACTCCGCGCGGGAACAATCGCGCCTCGGCTTGGATCGCTTGGAGGATAGCGAATTTCAGGAGTTCACGCGCTTGAACCAAGGCTACCGAGAGCGTTTTGGCTTTCCCTTCATTCTCTGCGTGGCTTTGGTGGAGAAAGCCGGGATTTTGGACGCGTTTCGCAGGCGCTTGGAGAATTCCCGTGAAGCCGAGGTCGAGGAGGCGCTTCGTCAGATTCACCTGATCGCGAAATTGCGTTTGGAGCAGGCCATCGAGCCCGCTGCCTGA
- the pucL gene encoding factor-independent urate hydroxylase: protein MKHQQSKLTANRYGKHKVRVLKVLREGQDHQVCEIEADILLEGDLEASYLSSDNSSIVPTDTVKNTVHFLAHDHLETGRTAFAAVLGRHFLEKYPHLSGLSVELREQVWNPMPVNGKAHPHAFLAERNGQRFTTGRFTRDSPAKLTAGLRDHLLMKTTGSGFVGYHECDLTTLPPTTDRLFATKMACEWTLAEVRVPDAETEKKVLEAAYEIFASTYSPSVQRTLFQIGEAALQAASEIEEISLRLPNVHYLNLDLSRLGRPDQRQVFLPTDEPHGQIEATLTR, encoded by the coding sequence ATGAAGCACCAGCAAAGCAAACTGACAGCCAATCGCTACGGGAAACACAAAGTGCGCGTCCTGAAAGTGCTGCGGGAAGGCCAGGACCACCAAGTCTGTGAAATCGAAGCGGACATCCTCCTGGAAGGCGATCTCGAAGCCTCCTACCTCTCCTCCGACAACAGCTCGATTGTCCCGACCGACACCGTCAAAAACACCGTGCACTTCTTGGCACACGACCACTTGGAGACCGGGCGGACGGCCTTCGCTGCCGTTCTCGGGAGGCACTTCCTCGAGAAATACCCGCACCTCAGCGGTCTCTCGGTCGAACTGCGGGAGCAGGTCTGGAACCCGATGCCCGTGAACGGAAAAGCGCATCCCCACGCCTTCTTGGCAGAACGCAATGGCCAGCGTTTTACCACCGGACGCTTCACCCGGGACAGCCCCGCCAAATTGACGGCCGGCCTGCGCGATCACCTGCTCATGAAAACCACCGGATCGGGCTTTGTCGGCTACCACGAATGCGACTTGACCACCCTGCCACCGACCACCGACCGCCTCTTCGCCACCAAGATGGCCTGCGAATGGACCCTGGCCGAGGTCCGCGTCCCGGATGCGGAAACGGAAAAAAAGGTGCTGGAGGCGGCCTACGAAATTTTCGCCAGCACCTACAGTCCCTCCGTCCAGCGCACCCTCTTCCAAATCGGCGAAGCGGCTCTCCAGGCAGCCAGCGAGATCGAAGAGATTTCCCTCCGCCTGCCCAATGTGCACTACCTCAACTTGGACCTCAGCCGTCTCGGTCGCCCAGACCAGCGGCAAGTCTTTCTGCCGACTGATGAGCCGCACGGCCAGATCGAGGCCACCCTCACCCGATGA
- the xdhC gene encoding xanthine dehydrogenase accessory protein XdhC, which yields MNSSAVWEEVSALQRAGIDSVVITLTAVRGSTPGSLGGKAVVSAGGLVAGNLGGGRVEAKAIATAQAMLEKGQEELLSQRWHLQRDVGMTCGGAMEFLFEPVRAHSTWHLLLFGAGHVSQALAQVLATLPCQVEVIDVRDDWLEKLPAAANLTRRKVERFQDGVAFLQAHSYLLSITQGHATDRPVLREALRQFPDLPFVGVIGSASKRAVLLRELAEDGIAEETREAIVCPLGLPLGGNDPAEIAISISAQLLQRRGHQA from the coding sequence ATGAACTCGTCGGCGGTCTGGGAAGAGGTGTCCGCCCTCCAGCGGGCCGGGATCGACAGTGTGGTCATCACCCTGACCGCCGTGCGGGGGAGCACCCCCGGTTCTTTGGGGGGCAAGGCCGTGGTCAGCGCCGGAGGCTTGGTCGCAGGCAATCTCGGTGGCGGTCGCGTGGAAGCCAAAGCCATCGCGACCGCGCAGGCCATGCTGGAAAAGGGACAAGAGGAGCTGCTCTCTCAGCGCTGGCATCTGCAGCGCGATGTCGGGATGACTTGTGGGGGGGCCATGGAATTTCTCTTCGAGCCGGTCCGGGCTCACTCCACTTGGCATCTCCTCCTTTTCGGCGCTGGGCACGTCTCCCAGGCTCTCGCCCAAGTGCTCGCGACCCTGCCCTGCCAGGTGGAGGTCATCGATGTGCGGGACGACTGGCTGGAAAAGCTTCCGGCCGCAGCCAACCTGACCCGAAGGAAGGTCGAACGCTTCCAAGACGGCGTCGCCTTCCTGCAAGCCCACAGCTACCTTCTATCCATCACCCAAGGCCATGCCACGGACCGGCCCGTCCTCCGAGAGGCCCTTCGTCAGTTTCCCGACTTGCCCTTCGTAGGCGTCATCGGGAGCGCCTCCAAGCGCGCGGTCCTTCTGAGAGAGTTGGCTGAAGATGGGATCGCCGAAGAAACCCGCGAGGCCATCGTTTGCCCTCTCGGCCTGCCCCTCGGCGGAAATGATCCGGCCGAGATCGCCATCAGCATTTCAGCTCAGCTGCTGCAACGACGCGGCCACCAGGCCTGA
- a CDS encoding nucleoside deaminase — protein MDLFLQAAIEEARKGLESGGIPIGSVLVCEGEIIGRGHNQRVQAGSVIHHAEMNCLENAGRLTAATYEKCTLYSTLSPCPMCSGAALLYKIPHVVVGENRTFQGPEEYVRSQGVKLEVLDDPTCIQLMTDFIQAKPELWNEDIGV, from the coding sequence ATGGATCTCTTTTTGCAAGCTGCCATTGAAGAGGCCCGCAAGGGCTTGGAGAGCGGGGGCATTCCCATCGGCTCGGTCTTGGTCTGCGAAGGGGAGATCATTGGCCGAGGACACAATCAGCGAGTGCAAGCAGGCAGCGTGATCCATCATGCGGAGATGAATTGCCTGGAAAACGCGGGCCGGTTGACGGCCGCCACCTACGAAAAGTGCACGCTCTACTCCACGCTCTCTCCCTGCCCGATGTGCTCGGGAGCGGCCTTGCTCTACAAAATCCCCCACGTGGTGGTGGGTGAAAACCGCACCTTCCAAGGTCCCGAAGAGTATGTGCGATCCCAAGGCGTCAAGCTGGAGGTTTTAGATGATCCCACCTGCATCCAACTCATGACCGATTTCATCCAAGCCAAACCAGAGCTTTGGAATGAAGACATTGGCGTCTGA
- a CDS encoding solute carrier family 23 protein — translation MEPKPSQLLYRIEDKPPFREAVPLGFQHYLTMFGSTVAIPFILADALGASPAQVGQLIGTIFFVSGISTLLQSTFGNRLPIIQGGTFSFLAPTIAICGMAGVAEAGFAVKMQHVQGAIIAGALVEIVIGFTGVVGRLLRLVSPVVIAPTIALIGLALFQFGATSAGAGAYWPIGGLTIGLLILFGQFLRGRHRVFDLYPIILGIAGAWLTCILLSVTGVLPATHPAFTDFSKVAEAPVLQVPYPFQWGVPQFTLAAFVGMLAGYLASIIESVGDYYACARLSGAPLPTSRTVNRGIGFEGIGCLLAGIFGSGNGTTSYSENIGAIGLTRVGSRRVVQCGAVIMVVLAISGQFGALFSTLPRPVVGGMYCVMFGMIASVGLSNLQFVDLNSTRNLFVIGFSLFMGLSLPEFFKAREGALIEGPWQWLGDMVSTIGSSGMSVGAFIALLLDNTLPGTDSERGLLAWKEPKAE, via the coding sequence ATGGAACCGAAGCCCAGCCAACTACTTTACCGCATCGAGGACAAACCGCCCTTCCGCGAGGCCGTCCCGCTCGGCTTCCAGCATTACCTCACGATGTTTGGTTCGACGGTGGCGATTCCTTTCATTCTGGCGGACGCCTTGGGAGCCTCGCCCGCGCAGGTCGGGCAGCTGATCGGCACCATTTTTTTCGTTTCGGGAATCTCCACGCTCTTGCAGAGCACCTTTGGCAATCGCCTCCCCATTATTCAAGGAGGCACCTTTTCCTTTCTGGCGCCGACCATTGCCATCTGTGGGATGGCGGGCGTGGCCGAGGCGGGGTTCGCGGTCAAGATGCAGCATGTGCAAGGCGCCATCATCGCGGGAGCCTTGGTGGAAATCGTGATCGGTTTCACGGGCGTGGTGGGGCGTCTTTTGCGCTTGGTCTCGCCGGTGGTGATCGCCCCCACCATCGCGCTCATTGGCTTGGCCTTGTTCCAATTTGGCGCGACCTCCGCAGGGGCCGGCGCTTACTGGCCGATCGGTGGCTTGACGATTGGTTTGCTGATTCTCTTTGGCCAATTTCTACGCGGGCGACACCGGGTCTTTGATCTCTACCCCATCATCCTGGGAATTGCGGGCGCCTGGCTGACCTGCATTCTTTTGAGCGTGACCGGGGTCCTTCCGGCGACCCATCCCGCCTTCACCGATTTTTCCAAAGTGGCCGAGGCTCCGGTCTTGCAAGTGCCTTACCCGTTCCAATGGGGCGTGCCGCAGTTCACGCTCGCGGCCTTTGTGGGGATGTTGGCGGGCTACTTGGCCTCGATCATCGAGTCGGTGGGCGATTACTATGCCTGCGCCCGACTCTCGGGGGCACCCCTCCCTACGAGCCGGACGGTGAATCGCGGGATTGGCTTTGAAGGAATCGGCTGTCTCCTGGCCGGGATCTTTGGTTCGGGCAATGGCACCACCAGTTACTCGGAGAACATCGGCGCGATTGGCTTGACCCGGGTGGGCTCGCGCCGGGTGGTCCAATGCGGAGCGGTCATCATGGTGGTGCTGGCCATTTCCGGTCAATTTGGAGCCCTGTTTTCGACCCTGCCTCGCCCGGTCGTCGGGGGGATGTATTGCGTCATGTTCGGCATGATCGCTTCGGTCGGCCTCAGCAATCTCCAATTTGTGGACCTCAACTCGACCCGTAATCTCTTCGTGATTGGCTTTTCTCTCTTTATGGGCTTGTCGCTTCCCGAGTTTTTCAAAGCCCGGGAAGGCGCTTTGATCGAAGGTCCTTGGCAGTGGCTAGGGGACATGGTTTCCACCATCGGCTCTTCTGGGATGTCGGTCGGCGCCTTCATCGCCCTTTTGCTCGATAACACTCTCCCGGGAACCGACTCCGAACGGGGTCTCCTGGCATGGAAAGAACCGAAAGCGGAGTGA
- the preA gene encoding NAD-dependent dihydropyrimidine dehydrogenase subunit PreA, with amino-acid sequence MPTLETHVNGLTLPNPFVIGSGPPGTNLRVINRAFKDGWGAVIAKTISLDASKVVNVGPRYAKLKSADGKEVIGWENIELISDRGFDKWLDEFKACKDEYPDRVLIASVMEEYQKDNWYELIERCQEAGVDAFELNFSCPHGLPERKMGAAMGQDPEILSEVCGWVSQAAKVPVWAKMTPNVTHIEDPARASLAAGCEGVSAINTIRSVMGVDLETLRPEPTVEGYTTPGGYSSKAVKPIALRMVMELAQMIRSEFPDRSLSAIGGVESGADAAQFILLGADTVQVCTGVMKFGYKCVQKMNEELLAFMEAKGFETLAEFKGHSLDYFTTHAELVRRQTERKAKEKAEKEGIVVADGQWDGDDFVKQSDALARN; translated from the coding sequence ATGCCGACCTTAGAGACCCACGTCAACGGACTAACCCTGCCCAACCCTTTCGTCATCGGATCGGGCCCCCCTGGAACCAACCTCCGCGTCATCAATCGCGCCTTCAAGGATGGCTGGGGCGCGGTCATCGCCAAGACCATCAGTTTGGATGCTTCCAAGGTGGTCAACGTCGGCCCGCGTTACGCCAAATTGAAATCGGCGGATGGCAAGGAAGTCATTGGCTGGGAAAACATCGAACTCATCAGCGACCGGGGCTTCGACAAATGGCTCGATGAATTCAAAGCCTGCAAAGACGAATACCCGGACCGCGTCCTCATCGCTTCCGTCATGGAGGAATACCAGAAGGACAATTGGTATGAACTCATCGAGCGCTGCCAAGAAGCCGGCGTGGATGCCTTTGAGCTCAATTTCTCTTGCCCCCACGGCCTGCCCGAAAGAAAAATGGGCGCCGCCATGGGACAGGATCCTGAAATCCTCTCCGAGGTCTGCGGCTGGGTCAGCCAGGCCGCCAAGGTGCCGGTCTGGGCCAAGATGACGCCCAATGTGACCCACATCGAGGACCCCGCCCGCGCCTCCCTGGCCGCCGGCTGCGAGGGCGTCTCCGCCATCAACACCATTCGCTCCGTCATGGGCGTGGATTTGGAAACCCTCCGTCCCGAGCCCACGGTCGAGGGCTACACCACCCCCGGTGGCTACTCCAGCAAGGCCGTGAAACCGATTGCCCTCCGCATGGTCATGGAACTGGCGCAAATGATCCGCAGCGAATTCCCCGACCGGTCCCTCTCAGCCATCGGCGGAGTCGAAAGCGGAGCCGACGCCGCCCAATTCATCTTGCTAGGGGCCGACACCGTCCAAGTCTGCACCGGCGTCATGAAATTTGGCTACAAGTGCGTGCAGAAAATGAATGAAGAACTGCTCGCCTTCATGGAAGCCAAGGGCTTTGAAACGCTCGCCGAATTCAAAGGGCATAGCCTCGACTACTTCACGACCCACGCCGAGCTGGTTCGCAGGCAAACCGAACGCAAGGCCAAGGAAAAAGCCGAGAAAGAAGGCATCGTGGTCGCCGATGGCCAATGGGACGGAGACGACTTTGTGAAGCAGTCCGACGCCCTCGCGCGGAACTGA
- a CDS encoding CoA-acylating methylmalonate-semialdehyde dehydrogenase, translating into MEVLPNLVGGQWVTPSGAETVPVMNPSRGEGLAQVPLSSPAEVDAVVQAAQQAFPAWRETPPGERAQVMFRLKGLLEEEFEDLARGISREHGKTLVEARGDLRRGIEMVEFACGAPTLLMGESLENLARGIDCQTARVPLGVVAGICPFNFPAMVPLWMWPLALVCGNCFVLKPSEKVPLTMQRVATLLEKAGLPGGVFSIVHGGQTTVEALLEHPAIAAISFVGSTPVARALYQKACHHGKRVQAAGGAKNFVVILPDADPEKTAEALRDSSFGCAGERCMASSVAVAVGEAGNRVLPALVDLAKGMQIGPTDTEAQPDMGALITAAHRDRVRHLITQGQAQGGALLADGRAARVAEAPEGFYLGPTIVDHVDYQNTLATTEVFGPVLSVMRTPTLAQAIAAANRQAFGNGASIFTSSGKSAREFRHQVSAGMVGVNVGVPAPLSYFPFTGWNESFFGDLHMQGKEGVAFYTKQRTTTTRWFQVGEGDIWVKEGSR; encoded by the coding sequence ATGGAGGTCTTGCCCAATCTCGTCGGAGGGCAATGGGTCACCCCTTCCGGGGCCGAGACCGTCCCCGTGATGAACCCCTCCCGGGGGGAAGGACTGGCGCAAGTTCCCCTCTCCTCCCCGGCCGAGGTGGATGCGGTGGTTCAGGCGGCGCAGCAGGCCTTCCCCGCTTGGCGGGAAACCCCTCCCGGGGAACGGGCCCAGGTCATGTTTCGCCTGAAGGGCCTCCTAGAGGAGGAGTTTGAGGACTTGGCCCGGGGCATCTCGCGGGAGCATGGCAAGACCCTGGTGGAAGCGCGGGGCGATCTCCGTCGGGGCATCGAAATGGTGGAGTTCGCCTGCGGCGCCCCCACCCTCTTGATGGGGGAATCGCTCGAGAATCTGGCCAGGGGCATCGACTGCCAGACGGCACGAGTGCCCCTGGGGGTGGTGGCCGGAATTTGTCCCTTCAATTTCCCGGCCATGGTTCCCCTCTGGATGTGGCCCTTGGCGCTCGTCTGCGGGAATTGCTTCGTCCTCAAGCCCTCCGAAAAGGTCCCGCTCACCATGCAACGCGTGGCCACCCTCCTGGAAAAAGCCGGCTTGCCAGGGGGCGTCTTTTCCATCGTGCATGGCGGACAAACCACCGTGGAGGCCCTCCTGGAACACCCGGCCATCGCGGCCATCTCCTTCGTCGGTTCCACCCCGGTGGCCCGCGCCCTCTACCAAAAAGCCTGCCATCACGGCAAGCGCGTCCAAGCCGCGGGCGGGGCCAAGAATTTCGTGGTCATCCTGCCGGATGCGGACCCCGAAAAAACGGCCGAAGCCCTTCGCGATAGCTCTTTCGGCTGCGCCGGGGAACGCTGCATGGCGAGTTCGGTGGCCGTCGCGGTGGGCGAGGCAGGCAACCGGGTTCTCCCGGCTTTAGTGGACCTAGCCAAGGGCATGCAAATCGGGCCGACCGATACCGAGGCCCAACCCGATATGGGGGCCCTCATCACCGCCGCCCACCGGGACCGCGTCCGCCACCTCATCACCCAAGGCCAAGCCCAAGGCGGCGCGCTCCTAGCGGACGGTCGCGCTGCCAGGGTGGCCGAAGCTCCAGAAGGCTTTTACCTCGGGCCCACCATCGTCGATCACGTCGACTACCAAAACACCCTCGCCACCACCGAGGTCTTCGGCCCCGTCCTGAGCGTCATGCGCACTCCCACTCTCGCCCAAGCCATCGCGGCCGCCAATCGCCAAGCCTTCGGCAATGGCGCCAGCATCTTCACCAGCTCTGGGAAGTCGGCCCGCGAATTCCGCCACCAAGTTTCCGCTGGCATGGTGGGCGTCAACGTGGGCGTGCCCGCCCCTCTCTCCTACTTCCCCTTCACCGGTTGGAACGAAAGCTTCTTCGGGGACCTCCACATGCAGGGCAAAGAGGGCGTCGCCTTTTACACCAAACAGCGGACCACCACCACCCGCTGGTTCCAAGTGGGCGAAGGAGACATTTGGGTCAAAGAGGGAAGCCGATGA
- the hydA gene encoding dihydropyrimidinase — MSLLIKNGTVVTSEREFVADVLCQGETIQAVGSHLEGPATAEVIDATGKFVFPGFIDPHVHIYLPFMGTFAKDDYASASRAALLGGTTTLIEMCCPARQEDPLEALALWRSKAEGISACDFTFHMGVTRFDEQTAAQLQEIVKQGVASFKVFLAYKGAFGIDDRELYQVLRLAKELGVIVTAHCENADLVSELQADLVAQGRLGPEWHEPSRPVRVEVAGCQHLMAFAELTGAHVYVVHTSCAEAIEAITAAQRRGVQAWIETVIPYLTLDRSHAEQADFEGAKFVMSPPLRESSQQALLWEALAEGTIDTVATDHAPFDFATQKQMGHPDPEKALTADFSPRGESANFTLIPNGIPSVEERVKLLYSEGVVTGKIDRQTFVRTASTAAAQLFGLYPRKGAIAPGSDADLVVWDPEYRGVISAATQAMNVDYSGFEGREFQGRAEHVTLRGEVVVRDGLFVGAPGQGRFLARPPTHF, encoded by the coding sequence ATGAGTTTGCTGATCAAAAACGGAACCGTCGTCACCAGCGAGCGCGAATTCGTGGCCGATGTCCTCTGCCAGGGCGAGACCATTCAGGCAGTGGGCAGCCACTTGGAAGGGCCCGCGACCGCCGAAGTCATCGACGCCACGGGCAAATTTGTCTTCCCAGGATTCATCGATCCCCATGTCCACATCTACCTGCCCTTCATGGGGACCTTCGCCAAAGACGACTACGCATCGGCCAGCCGCGCCGCGCTCCTGGGAGGCACCACCACTCTCATCGAGATGTGCTGCCCAGCTCGACAGGAAGATCCTCTCGAAGCCCTCGCGCTCTGGCGGAGCAAGGCCGAAGGGATCTCCGCCTGTGACTTCACTTTCCACATGGGCGTGACCCGCTTCGATGAGCAAACCGCAGCCCAGCTTCAGGAAATCGTCAAGCAGGGCGTGGCCTCCTTCAAAGTCTTCCTTGCTTACAAGGGGGCCTTCGGGATCGACGACCGCGAACTCTACCAAGTGCTCCGTCTGGCCAAGGAGTTGGGGGTCATCGTGACCGCCCATTGCGAAAACGCCGACCTCGTGAGCGAACTGCAAGCCGACCTCGTGGCGCAGGGCCGGCTCGGACCCGAGTGGCATGAACCCTCCCGCCCCGTGCGAGTGGAGGTCGCGGGCTGCCAGCACCTCATGGCCTTCGCCGAACTGACCGGGGCCCATGTCTACGTGGTGCATACCAGTTGCGCCGAAGCCATCGAAGCCATCACCGCCGCCCAGCGTCGCGGGGTCCAGGCTTGGATCGAGACCGTCATCCCTTACCTCACCTTGGACCGCAGCCACGCCGAGCAAGCGGACTTCGAAGGGGCGAAATTCGTCATGAGCCCGCCGCTCCGGGAAAGCTCGCAGCAAGCTCTTCTCTGGGAGGCTCTGGCCGAGGGAACGATCGACACCGTCGCGACCGACCACGCGCCTTTTGATTTCGCGACCCAAAAACAAATGGGCCATCCCGATCCGGAAAAAGCCCTCACAGCGGACTTCTCGCCGCGGGGCGAAAGCGCCAACTTCACCCTCATCCCCAATGGCATTCCGAGCGTGGAAGAGCGGGTCAAGCTGCTCTATTCCGAGGGCGTCGTCACCGGCAAGATCGATCGCCAGACCTTCGTGCGCACCGCCAGCACGGCCGCGGCCCAACTCTTCGGCCTCTATCCACGGAAAGGCGCCATCGCCCCGGGCAGCGACGCCGACCTCGTGGTTTGGGATCCAGAATATCGAGGCGTCATTTCCGCAGCCACCCAGGCCATGAACGTGGACTACTCCGGCTTCGAAGGTCGTGAATTCCAAGGCCGAGCCGAACACGTCACTCTGCGGGGAGAAGTGGTCGTGCGGGATGGCCTCTTTGTGGGTGCCCCCGGGCAAGGCCGCTTCCTGGCCCGTCCGCCCACTCATTTTTGA
- a CDS encoding nitrilase-related carbon-nitrogen hydrolase yields the protein MSRIIKGGLIQASSTHPGGEDPQVIRQAMVEKHMKLIEEAAAQGVQVLCLQELFYGPYFCAEQETRWYDITEPVPDGPTIQLMCETAKRLGMVLVIPVYEVEGIGVYYNTAALIDADGTYLGKYRKTHIPHCHPGFWEKFYFRPGNLGYPVWETAIGKVGIYICYDRHFPDGARCLGLNGAEIIFNPSATVAGLSEYLWKIEQPAHAVANQYFVGAINRVGVESPWEIGEFYGQSYFCDPRGQFVAEASRDQDELLVAELDFGLIQEVRDTWQFYRDRRPDMYGAIVAP from the coding sequence ATGTCACGAATCATCAAAGGCGGGCTCATCCAGGCCTCCAGCACGCACCCGGGGGGAGAAGATCCCCAAGTCATCCGGCAAGCCATGGTCGAAAAGCACATGAAGCTGATCGAGGAAGCGGCCGCCCAAGGGGTGCAGGTTCTCTGTCTCCAAGAGCTGTTCTATGGCCCCTATTTCTGCGCCGAACAGGAAACCCGCTGGTATGACATCACCGAGCCGGTGCCGGATGGGCCGACCATCCAGCTGATGTGTGAGACGGCCAAGCGGTTGGGAATGGTTTTGGTTATTCCCGTCTACGAGGTCGAGGGCATTGGGGTCTACTACAACACCGCCGCCTTGATCGATGCGGATGGCACCTACCTCGGGAAATACCGCAAGACCCACATTCCCCACTGTCATCCAGGCTTTTGGGAGAAGTTTTATTTCCGTCCGGGCAACCTCGGCTATCCCGTCTGGGAGACGGCCATTGGCAAGGTGGGGATTTACATCTGCTATGACCGCCATTTTCCGGACGGAGCCCGCTGTCTCGGGCTGAATGGAGCGGAGATCATTTTCAATCCTTCGGCCACCGTGGCGGGGCTGAGCGAGTATTTATGGAAGATTGAGCAACCGGCGCATGCGGTGGCCAATCAGTATTTTGTGGGGGCCATCAATCGGGTCGGGGTGGAAAGCCCTTGGGAGATTGGAGAGTTCTATGGGCAGAGTTACTTCTGTGATCCGCGGGGCCAGTTTGTGGCCGAGGCCTCGCGCGATCAGGATGAACTCCTGGTGGCGGAGCTTGACTTCGGGCTCATTCAAGAGGTGCGCGATACGTGGCAGTTTTACCGCGATCGACGCCCGGATATGTATGGAGCCATTGTGGCGCCGTAA